A DNA window from Impatiens glandulifera chromosome 7, dImpGla2.1, whole genome shotgun sequence contains the following coding sequences:
- the LOC124945032 gene encoding amino acid transporter AVT6B-like, with amino-acid sequence MLSFSDRRQKRRPLLPRKDHGDGTLVGASFSSAVFNLSTTVVGAGVMALPATLKQLGMIPGLIVIIGGAMITEASIDMILRFSYPSKSRSYSGLVADAFGSAGRSLLQACIVINNMGLLVVYLIIIGDVMSGTRNMNGVHHSGVIEGWVGRETWLADRFILLLLTTLFVFAPLISLKRVDSLRYTSALSVGLAFVFVMIIAGVAIIKLIEGTIQMPRLFPTLVDQSSFWNLFTCVPVLVTAYICHHNVHPIANELREPTQMKSIVRSSLGLCLCVYLLTSFFGFLLFGDQTQDDVLANFDANLGIPYSSLLDDVVRVSYCAHLMLVFPIVFFSLRLNLDGLLFPYAAIPIAKDNRRFAAVTLALMCFIFLGANLVPTIWDAFQFTGATTAVAVGFIFPAAIALRDIHGIATKKDRMISWVMIVLAISSSTIAIFSDVYSIFRHSNGSLAEEFKIDLIRDFNIS; translated from the exons ATGTTATCCTTCTCCGATCGGAGGCAAAAACGAAGACCCCTCCTCCCTCGGAAGGATCACGGCGATGGAACCCTCGTCGGCGCTTCGTTTTCCAGTGCCGTGTTTAACCTCTCCACCACCGTCGTCGGCGCCGGAGTTATGGCACTTCCGGCCACCCTTAAACAACTAGGTATGATCCCTGGATTGATCGTAATTATCGGTGGCGCTATGATAACAGAGGCGTCGATTGATATGATTCTCCGTTTTAGCTATCCGTCCAAATCAAGATCTTACTCCGGCCTCGTCGCCGATGCCTTCGGAAGCGCCGGCCGTTCACTTCTTCAAGCATGTATAGTCATTAATAATATGGGTTTGCTGGTTGTTTACTTGATTATCATAG GGGATGTAATGTCGGGTACTAGGAATATGAATGGTGTTCATCATTCAGGTGTGATTGAAGGATGGGTTGGTCGTGAAACCTGGTTAGCTGATCGGTTCATTTTGCTACTTCTAACGACACTGTTTGTTTTTGCTCCTCTTATATCCTTAAAGCGTGTCG ATTCACTTCGATACACATCGGCTTTGTCGGTCGGGTTAGCATTTGTATTTGTGATGATCATAGCTGGTGTGGCTATCATTAAACTTATAGAAGGAACCATTCAAATGCCACGGTTATTTCCAACATTAGTTGATCAGTCATCCTTCTGGAATCTTTTCACTTGTGTTCCTGTATTAGTCACTGCCTATATTTGTCACCATAacg TTCATCCGATTGCGAATGAATTGAGAGAACCTACTCAAATGAAGTCGATAGTGCGATCCTCTTTAGGTTTGTGTTTGTGTGTTTATCTTTTGACTAGCTTCTTCGGGTTCCTGTTATTCGGGGATCAGACACAAGACGATGTGCTGGCGAATTTCGATGCTAATCTTGGTATACCGTATAGTTCTTTGTTAGATGATGTGGTGAGGGTGAGTTATTGTGCTCACCTTATGTTGGTTTTTCCTATTGTGTTCTTCTCGCTTCGTCTCAACTTAGACGGGCTGTTGTTTCCATATGCTGCGATTCCTATAGCAAAGGATAACAGAAGATTCGCTGCGGTTACTCTAGCCTTGATGTGTTTCATATTTCTTGGTGCTAATTTGGTTCCTACAATATGGGATGCCTTTCAATTTACTGGTGCAACAACTGCTGTTGCTGTTGGATTCATTTTTCCTGCTGCAATTGCTCTAAG GGACATACATGGGATTGCTACAAAGAAAGACAGGATGATTTCATGGGTGATGATTGTTTTGGCAATTTCATCAAGCACCATTGCAATATTTAGTGATGTTTATAGTATTTTTAGACATAGCAATGGATCACTTGCAGAGGAATTTAAGATTGATCTCATTAGGGATTTTAATATCTCGTAG
- the LOC124910321 gene encoding ergosterol biosynthetic protein 28, producing MKALGWWLMLVGSLRLLSVWFGFFDIWALRLAVFSKTTMTEVHGRTFGVWTLLTCTLCFLCAFNLENKPLYLATFLSFVYAFGHFLSEYLVYQTMAIANLTTVGIFAGTSIVWMLLQWNTHKPADLKRA from the exons ATGAAGGCATTAGGTTGGTGGTTGATGCTCGTAGGTTCACTTCGATTGCTTTCCGTCTGGTTCGGATTCTTCGATATATGGGCCCTCCGTCTCGCCGTCTTCTCCAAAACCACCA TGACCGAAGTTCATGGGAGGACATTTGGTGTTTGGACGCTCTTGACATGCACACTTTGTTTCTTGTGCGCGTTTAACCTCGAAAACAAGCCACTCTATCTCGCAACCTTCTTGTCCTTTGTTTATGCATTTGGACATTTCTTGTCTGAATACCTTGTTTATCAAACTATGGCAATTGCTAATCTAACAACAGTCGGCATCTTCGCAG GAACATCGATTGTATGGATGCTATTGCAATGGAATACACACAAGCCGGCTGACTTAAAACGCGCCTAA
- the LOC124910782 gene encoding probable xyloglucan glycosyltransferase 12 gives MSPPFDWWAKESHTGTPVVIKMENPNNWSMDELEGTPEEEEALYLDSSGDNSGVNQRREKTKNKNKNAKQLTWVLLLKAHKAAGCLTSIASSMIGIAAAIRRRVASGRTDSDADNDTVGGVGSAENKTVKSRIYLCIKIFLCLSIMLLGFEIAAYYKGWDFGAHNLQIQYLSLLTNPFDVKGVFDSIYTRWVLIRVEYLAPPLQTLTNVCILLFLIQSLDRLVLCLGCIWIRLKNIKPIPKVTPVDSESGDGGFFPMVLVQIPMCNEKEVYQQSIGAACNLDWPKSKLLIQILDDSDDPTAQLLIKGDVQKWQREGANITYRHRVLRNGYKAGNLKSAMNCSYVKDYEFVAIFDADFQPSPDFLMKTVPHFKDNEDVGLVQARWSFVNKDENLLTRLQNVNLAFHFEVEQQVNGIFLNFFGFNGTAGVWRIKALEESGGWLERTTVEDMDIAVRAHLHGWKFIFLNDVECQCELPESYETYRKQQHRWHSGPMQLFRLCLPDIIKSKIGMKKKANLIFLFFLLRKLVLPFYSFTLFCIILPMTMFIPEAQLPAWVVCYVPAAMSFLSILPAPKSFPFIVPYLLFENTMSVTKFNAMISGLFQLSSSYEWVVTKKSGRSSEGDLVSLEEKERKLQRQHQRGNSEPDLEAMNEEIELLEKSSKKKKKHNRIYTKELALAFLLLTASARSLLSAQGIHFYFLLFQGFSFLLVGLDLIGEQVQ, from the exons ATGTCGCCGCCATTCGATTGGTGGGCGAAGGAATCGCATACAGGAACGCCGGTGGTGATAAAGATGGAAAATCCAAATAACTGGTCAATGGATGAACTTGAAGGTACACCGGAGGAGGAAGAAGCTTTATATCTTGACTCCTCCGGCGATAATTCCGGCGTCAATCAAAGACGGGAAAAGActaagaacaagaacaagaacgCGAAACAGCTCACATGGGTTTTACTTCTCAAGGCTCATAAAGCAGCCGGTTGTCTCACATCCATTGCTTCCTCAATGATTGGGATAGCAGCCGCAATTCGCCGCCGCGTGGCATCTGGAAGAACAGACTCTGACGCCGACAATGATACCGTCGGCGGCGTAGGTTCTGCTGAGAATAAGACTGTTAAATCCAGGATTTATTTGTGCATTAAGATCTTCCTATGTCTTTCTATCATGTTACTAGGTTTTGAGATTGCTGCTTACTATAAAGGTTGGGATTTTGGTGCTCATAATCTTCAAATACAGTATCTATCTCTATTGACGAATCCATTTGATGTTAAGGGTGTATTTGATTCGATCTATACGAGATGGGTTTTAATCAGGGTGGAGTATCTTGCTCCTCCATTACAAACGCTTACAAATGTTTGTATCTTGCTTTTCCTCATACAGAGCTTAGATAGATTAGTTCTCTGTTTAGGCTGTATATGGATCCGTTTGAAGAATATCAAACCGATCCCTAAAGTAACTCCGGTCGATTCAGAATCCGGCGACGGTGGTTTCTTCCCCATGGTTCTTGTTCAGATCCCCATGTGCAATGAGAAAGAG GTCTATCAACAATCAATCGGTGCCGCCTGCAATTTAGATTGGCCGAAATCGAAGTTACTGATTCAGATTCTCGACGATTCAGATGACCCAACAGCCCAATTACTAATTAAAGGTGATGTTCAGAAATGGCAGAGAGAAGGCGCCAACATTACTTACCGGCATCGTGTTCTAAGAAACGGGTATAAAGCAGGAAATCTCAAATCGGCCATGAACTGCAGCTACGTCAAGGACTACGAATTCGTTGCTATTTTCGACGCAGACTTTCAACCCTCACCGGATTTTCTCATGAAAACAGTTCCCCATTTCAAA GATAATGAAGATGTGGGTTTAGTTCAAGCTAGATGGTCATTTGTGAATAAAGATGAGAACTTGCTAACAAGATTACAGAATGTTAATTTAGCTTTCCATTTTGAAGTTGAACAGCAAGTAAATGGTATATTTCTCAACTTTTTTGGATTCAATGGAACTGCTGGTGTTTGGAGGATAAAAGCATTGGAGGAATCTGGTGGTTGGTTGGAGAGAACGACTGTAGAAGACATGGATATCGCAGTTCGAGCTCATCTCCATGGATGGAAGTTCATCTTCCTCAATGATGTCGAG TGCCAATGTGAATTGCCTGAATCCTACGAAACCTACAGGAAGCAACAGCACAGATGGCATTCTGGACCAATGCAATTGTTTAGGCTTTGTTTGCCTGACATTATTAAATCCAAG ATAGGAATGAAGAAAAAGGCCAATTTGATattcctcttcttcctcctaAGGAAACTAGTATTACCCTTCTATTCATTCACACTTTTCTGCATAATCCTCCCCATGACCATGTTCATACCAGAAGCTCAACTCCCGGCTTGGGTAGTTTGCTACGTTCCAGCAGCAATGTCGTTTCTCAGTATCCTACCTGCCCCCAAATCCTTCCCTTTTATCGTCCCTTACCTTCTTTTCGAAAACACAATGTCTGTCACCAAATTCAATGCCATGATCTCTGGCCTATTCCAGCTAAGCAGTTCTTACGAATGGGTGGTTACGAAAAAGTCAGGCAGATCTTCGGAAGGGGATCTGGTTTCATTGGAGGAGAAGGAACGAAAGCTGCAGAGGCAGCATCAGAGGGGAAATTCTGAGCCAGATTTGGAGGCGATGAATGAAGAGATAGAACTGTTGGAGAAGAgttcgaagaagaagaagaaacataaCAGGATTTATACGAAAGAACTGGCTTTGGCTTTTCTGCTACTAACTGCTTCGGCTAGGAGCCTTTTGTCGGCTCAGGGTATTCATTTTTACTTCTTGCTGTTTCAGGGATTCTCTTTTCTTCTGGTGGGACTTGACTTGATTGGGGAGCAAGTTCAGTAA
- the LOC124910320 gene encoding receptor-like protein kinase 7, protein MFSGMPTTTEQSRRPNQQFFILLILLPLLFPAGVFSDDLQLILTLKTAFQNPSATVFNSWDSKTNKLCNFTGITCLQDGSGSGSVQVIELSSQYLSGVVPFDSICQLKSLEKLSLGKNSLTGPITDELKNCVNLKYLDLGNNFFQGPVPDLSNLNQLNYLYLNMSGFSGAFPWNSLSNMSNLVALSLGDNSFDLSPFPDVVTKLKKLNWLYLSNCSIGGRIPPGIGDLTELTNLELSQNHLSGEIPMEITKLKNLWQLEIYLNNLTGKLPIGLGNLQKLELFDVSRNQLEGDLSQLSELTNLVSLQLFTNRLTGVIPPELNDFKRLVNLSLYGNQLTGQLPQKLGYWSDFNFIDVSENYLTGPIPPDMCRNGKMRKLLILQNKFSGNIPATYASCTSMTRLRVSNNSLSGVVPTGIWELPNVGLIDIALNAFEGPISDGIGKAESLEQLLVGNNKLSGQVPSSIANAAELVEIDLSDNLFSGGIPATIGQLHKLSSLLLQNNKISGSIPESIGSCLSLSNVNMAGNSISGKIPLSIGSLPVLNSLNLSGNRLSGNIPDTLSPLKLSLLDLSHNQLSGPIPDSLSSGSFAGNNGLCSQKINGFRHCSLSDTNGLNRPKVIIIILSIAIFIGLLLLSIPCYSYMKKKRGQKLLTRSLKEDSWDVKSFHRITFTEDEILDSIKQENLIGKGGSGNVYKVSLSNGKDLAVKHIWNSLEGKQKYFGSGTPMLPKSGGGRRKSLEFDAEVQTLSSIRHVNVVKLYCSISSEDSNLLVYEFLPNGSLWDRLHMSQKISLDWETRHEIALGAAKGLEYLHHSCDRPIIHRDVKSSNILLDEFLKPRIADFGLAKIVNPNAGQDSTQVIAGTHGYIAPEYGYTYKVSEKSDVYSFGVVLIELVTGKKPIDPEYGDNKDIVDWVCSKVKTRETVLSIVDSSIQGYHREEALDVLRIAILCTARLPSSRPSMRRVVQLLEEAEPNTKFVSIMVNKD, encoded by the exons ATGTTCTCCGGTATGCCGACGACGACTGAACAATCACGGCGACCAAACCAACAATTCTTCATCCTTCTCATTCTCCTTCCACTTCTCTTCCCGGCAGGGGTCTTCTCCGACGATCTTCAGTTAATCCTCACCCTCAAGACCGCCTTTCAGAACCCTTCCGCCACCGTATTCAATTCATGGGATTCGAAAACAAACAAGCTCTGTAATTTCACAGGAATCACTTGCCTCCAAGATGGCTCTGGCTCTGGCTCGGTCCAGGTTATTGAGTTATCGAGTCAATATCTCTCCGGCGTGGTACCGTTTGACTCGATTTGCCAGCTGAAATCATTGGAGAAGCTCTCACTGGGTAAGAATTCACTCACAGGACCCATCACAGACGAATTGAAGAACTGTGTTAATCTCAAGTATCTTGATCTTGGTAACAATTTCTTCCAAGGACCAGTCCCAGACCTCTCTAATCTCAATCAACTCAACTATTTGTACCTAAACATGAGTGGGTTTTCTGGTGCTTTTCCATGGAATTCATTATCAAATATGTCCAATTTGGTTGCTCTCAGTCTTGGGGATAACAGTTTTGATCTTTCGCCATTTCCGGATGTTGTTACCAAGCTGAAGAAGTTGAATTGGCTCTACTTATCCAATTGCAGCATCGGAGGTCGGATTCCTCCCGGAATTGGAGATCTGACGGAGCTGACCAATCTGGAGCTGTCGCAGAACCATTTGTCCGGTGAAATTCCTATGGAGATAACGAAATTGAAGAATCTCTGGCAACTAGAGATTTATTTAAACAATCTAACCGGAAAATTGCCAATTGGATTAGGTAATCTTCAAAAACTTGAATTATTCGACGTTTCAAGGAATCAGTTGGAAGGGGATTTATCCCAATTGAGTGAGTTGACAAATCTGGTGAGTCTACAACTATTTACGAACCGGTTAACAGGAGTAATTCCGCCGGAGCTGAATGATTTCAAGAGGCTGGTTAATCTGTCTCTGTATGGAAACCAACTCACCGGTCAGCTCCCTCAGAAACTCGGCTACTGGTCTGATTTCAACTTCATTGACGTATCGGAAAATTACTTGACGGGTCCTATTCCACCGGATATGTGTAGGAATGGAAAAATGAGAAAGCTTCTTATTCTTCAGAACAAATTCTCCGGCAACATTCCGGCGACATATGCTAGCTGCACATCCATGACGCGTTTACGCGTCAGCAACAACTCTCTTTCAGGAGTTGTTCCCACCGGAATTTGGGAGTTGCCGAATGTGGGTCTGATCGATATTGCTCTGAATGCATTTGAGGGTCCAATTTCAGACGGGATCGGAAAAGCAGAGTCTTTGGAGCAGTTATTGGTAGGCAATAATAAACTATCCGGCCAAGTTCCGTCATCAATTGCAAACGCAGCTGAATTGGTGGAAATTGATCTAAGCGATAACCTGTTCTCAGGTGGAATTCCGGCGACAATCGGGCAATTGCATAAGCTAAGCAGTCTTCTTTTGCAGAACAACAAAATTTCTGGTTCAATTCCGGAAAGCATTGGTTCTTGCCTTTCTTTATCTAACGTAAACATGGCTGGTAATTCAATCTCCGGCAAAATACCATTATCTATTGGCTCGCTCCCGGTTCTGAATTCGCTGAACTTGAGCGGAAATCGTCTCTCCGGCAACATTCCAGACACCCTTTCACCTCTCAAACTTAGCCTACTCGACCTTTCCCATAATCAGCTCTCTGGACCAATCCCGGATTCCCTTTCGTCTGGCAGCTTCGCCGGAAACAATGGCCTCTGTAGTCAGAAAATTAACGGATTCCGACACTGTTCTTTGTCGGATACCAATGGCCTCAACAGACCGAAAGTGATAATTATCATACTTTCTATAGCAATATTTATCGGACTTTTGCTTCTTTCAATCCCCTGTTATTCGTACATGAAGAAGAAAAGAGGTCAAAAACTTCTAACCCGATCCCTGAAAGAAGATTCATGGGATGTGAAATCATTCCATCGGATAACATTTACAGAAGACGAAATTCTCGATTCAATCAAGCAAGAGAATCTCATCGGTAAAGGAGGATCAGGAAACGTATACAAGGTTTCATTATCCAATGGCAAGGATCTAGCCGTGAAGCACATTTGGAATTCCCTTGAAGGAAAGCAGAAATACTTTGGCAGCGGAACCCCGATGCTGCCAAAGAGCGGAGGTGGGCGGAGAAAGTCACTTGAATTCGATGCTGAAGTTCAAACTTTAAGCTCAATTCGCCACGTAAACGTGGTTAAGCTTTATTGTAGTATTTCGAGCGAAGACTCGAACTTGTTAGTATACGAGTTTCTCCCCAATGGGAGTTTGTGGGATCGACTTCACATGTCACAAAAGATATCCCTTGATTGGGAGACTAGGCACGAGATCGCTCTAGGTGCGGCAAAAGGGTTGGAATATCTTCATCACAGCTGCGATCGGCCTATCATTCATCGAGACGTGAAATCTAGCAATATTTTGTTAGACGAGTTCCTAAAGCCCAGGATCGCTGATTTCGGACTCGCCAAGATCGTGAACCCAAACGCAGGTCAAGACTCAACCCAGGTCATTGCAGGAACCCATGGCTACATCGCCCCGG AATACGGATATACATACAAGGTTAGCGAGAAAAGCGACGTGTACAGTTTCGGGGTAGTGTTGATTGAACTAGTGACGGGTAAGAAGCCAATCGATCCAGAGTACGGTGACAATAAGGACATCGTCGACTGGGTGTGTAGTAAAGTGAAGACAAGGGAAACCGTGTTGAGCATTGTGGACTCGAGTATTCAAGGTTATCATCGAGAAGAAGCCCTAGATGTTCTTCGAATCGCGATTCTGTGTACAGCAAGGCTACCTTCGTCGAGACCATCAATGAGAAGAGTGGTCCAGCTGTTAGAAGAGGCCGAGCCAAATACCAAATTCGTGAGCATCATGGTAAACAAAGACTAA
- the LOC124910783 gene encoding uncharacterized protein LOC124910783 → MAMMMLSSTAGGGALSAKTFSYRSSPQLDRRNPSSSSSLFSSTRHRRRQNKTLALSNSDGTSSAGASTTTPSSRFGTEDETTVDFVGQGKVPLEGVIQVEKPNTFALINKWGRVGLLAGGDVLAILLFSAIGRFSHGFSVFDSETLHTADPFIAGWFLCAYFLGGYSEDGRGMNGPKNAVVAAAKSWSIGIPVGIIIRALRVGHIPQASFILVTMGSTAVLLIGWRALLFNTFLNIDSSKKNDTYKQGNPFELFELLTSLIRRW, encoded by the exons ATGGCGATGATGATGCTGAGCTCAACTGCAGGTGGCGGAGCTCTTTCCGCTAAGACATTCTCCTACAGATCTTCCCCGCAATTGGACCGCCGTAAtccttcttcctcctcctccctCTTCTCCAGCACTAGACACCGGAGGCGCCAAAATAAAACCCTCGCTCTTTCAAATTCTGATGGAACTTCATCCGCCGGCGCATCCACCACCACACCGTCTTCCCGTTTTGGTACTGAGGATGAAACAACAGTCGATTTCGTTGGTCAGGGAAAAGTTCCTCTTGAAGGTGTGATTCAAGTGGAAAAACCTAATACTTTTGCCTTAATCAACAAATGGGG TCGTGTAGGACTGCTTGCTGGTGGAGATGTTCTTGCTATACTCTTGTTCTCTGCAATAGGAAGATTTAGCCATGGATTTTCTGTCTTCGATTCAGAAACACTACACACAGCTGATCCTTTTATTGCTG GGTGGTTTTTGTGTGCTTACTTTCTGGGGGGTTACAGTGAAGATGGCCGAGGGATGAATGGTCCTAAAAATGCTGTTGTTGCTGCAGCAAAATCATGGTCGATAGGAATACCT GTGGGAATTATTATTAGGGCACTAAGGGTAGGACATATTCCGCAAGCTAGTTTTATCCTTGTAACCATGGGAAGCACCGCAGTTTTACTTATTGGATGGAGAGCATTATTATTCAACACATTCTTAAATATCGATAGCAGTAAGAAGAATGACACATACAAACAAGGAAACCCATTTGAATTATTCGAG TTGCTGACCTCACTGATTAGGAGATGGTAA